In Flavobacterium okayamense, a single window of DNA contains:
- a CDS encoding Y-family DNA polymerase translates to MYALVDCNNFYASCERVFQPYLNGVPIVVLSNNDGCIISRSEEAKQLGIAMGAPEFKVRKELEQNKVKVFSSNYPLYGDMSKRVMTLLGNFTPDVEVYSIDEAFLNFDKVKIDDYTHYGLQIKNQIYKCLSLPICVGIAPTKALSKVANRVAKKFPTQTNGIWVIDTDEKRVKALKWLAVEDIWGIGRRLSKKMKLKNINTAYDFTLLHNEAYIKSVMGVVGIRLRMELLGKPVLETEEISAKKSIAVTRSFEHNISAYDDLKERVLTFATVCSEKLRLQKSSCSTIVLFLQKDRFDKNNQKYHYTRQITLSFPSNASLTINNAVLKMLDDLYEPNSVYKKAGVIVTQLVKDDEIQLNLFEAENPKYRHLMHAIDSCNRKLGSRKIRLASQDLKRTWKMKQNHLSNQYTTKISEVIMVKC, encoded by the coding sequence ATGTATGCCTTAGTCGATTGTAATAATTTTTACGCTTCATGCGAAAGGGTGTTTCAACCTTACCTTAATGGAGTTCCTATCGTTGTTTTAAGTAATAACGATGGTTGCATTATTTCGCGTAGTGAAGAAGCTAAACAATTAGGTATTGCCATGGGAGCTCCTGAGTTTAAGGTTAGAAAAGAATTAGAGCAAAATAAAGTAAAAGTATTTTCATCTAATTATCCATTGTATGGCGATATGAGTAAACGGGTAATGACATTGCTCGGAAACTTTACGCCCGATGTTGAGGTTTATAGTATAGATGAAGCTTTTTTAAATTTTGATAAAGTTAAAATAGACGATTATACCCATTATGGCTTACAAATAAAAAATCAAATCTATAAATGTTTGAGTTTGCCTATTTGTGTTGGGATTGCACCTACAAAAGCCTTGTCTAAAGTTGCCAATAGAGTTGCGAAAAAGTTTCCTACACAAACCAATGGTATTTGGGTTATAGATACTGATGAAAAACGAGTAAAAGCCTTAAAATGGTTAGCTGTTGAAGATATTTGGGGAATTGGTCGTCGATTATCGAAGAAAATGAAGCTGAAAAATATTAATACGGCTTACGATTTCACTTTGCTACACAATGAAGCCTATATCAAATCGGTAATGGGAGTTGTAGGCATAAGGTTGAGAATGGAATTGTTAGGCAAACCAGTTTTAGAAACGGAAGAAATTTCAGCAAAAAAATCGATCGCTGTAACTCGTAGCTTTGAGCATAATATTTCGGCGTATGATGATTTAAAAGAAAGAGTGCTAACCTTTGCTACAGTATGTTCCGAAAAGCTGAGGTTACAAAAATCTTCGTGTAGCACAATTGTTTTGTTCTTGCAGAAAGATAGATTTGACAAGAATAACCAAAAATATCATTATACAAGACAAATTACGTTGTCCTTCCCATCCAATGCATCGCTTACAATAAATAATGCTGTATTGAAGATGTTAGATGATTTATATGAACCTAATTCCGTTTATAAAAAAGCGGGTGTAATTGTAACGCAACTGGTAAAGGATGATGAAATTCAGTTGAATTTGTTTGAAGCCGAAAACCCAAAGTATCGTCATTTGATGCATGCAATAGATTCATGTAATCGCAAATTAGGAAGTCGGAAAATACGTTTGGCATCACAAGATTTAAAACGAACTTGGAAAATGAAGCAGAATCATTTATCCAATCAATATACTACAAAAATTAGTGAAGTAATAATGGTAAAATGCTAA
- the rplM gene encoding 50S ribosomal protein L13, which produces MNTLSYKTVSANKATADKQWIVVDAEGHNLGRFASKVAMLLRGKYKPNYTPHVDCGDNVIVINAEKINLTGNKLDDKTYVRHTGYPGGQRTLTARVQQQKNPAVIVEKAVKGMLPKNKLGAELFRNLNVYVGSEHKHDAQKPKTVNLNDLK; this is translated from the coding sequence GTGAACACATTAAGCTACAAAACAGTATCAGCAAACAAGGCTACTGCAGACAAGCAGTGGATTGTTGTGGACGCTGAAGGGCATAATTTGGGTCGCTTTGCTTCAAAAGTAGCAATGCTATTAAGAGGTAAATACAAGCCAAATTATACGCCGCACGTTGATTGTGGAGATAACGTAATTGTTATCAACGCAGAAAAAATCAACCTTACTGGTAACAAGTTAGACGACAAAACTTACGTACGTCACACAGGTTACCCAGGAGGGCAAAGAACTTTAACTGCTAGAGTACAACAGCAAAAGAATCCTGCTGTTATAGTAGAAAAAGCTGTAAAAGGAATGTTACCTAAAAACAAATTAGGTGCTGAGTTATTCCGAAATTTAAATGTATATGTAGGTTCTGAGCACAAACATGACGCTCAAAAACCTAAAACTGTAAACTTAAACGATCTTAAGTAA
- a CDS encoding lysylphosphatidylglycerol synthase domain-containing protein — MPNFLFFVVMIAIPHKAKQFLLVLVKVLIVGLAFFYIYQHLQADKAISIESIIQYLSIKEVLILLLFTIANWFFEVLKWRNLVGSFKKISFFEATQQTFGSLTASIFTPNRIGEYGAKMLYFKPENSKRIVLLNFIHNGSQMLVTTLFGVFGFLLLTFSKTETMFWIGIKLNFISIILFLIILTIAILILIFFREIEIYGFSIQKIIDKIRKLDRTILLKTFSFSMFRYLIFSTQFLVLLLFFEVDIEISIALATIFTMYLLASILPSIHLMDVAIKGSVALFLFSKLGVEDWKILTITSLMWLFNLVLPVILGSYFVIRFKPKTAE; from the coding sequence TTGCCAAATTTTCTTTTCTTTGTAGTAATGATTGCAATTCCTCACAAAGCTAAACAATTCTTATTAGTTCTCGTCAAAGTTTTGATTGTAGGATTGGCATTTTTCTATATCTACCAGCATTTACAAGCCGATAAAGCGATTTCTATTGAAAGTATTATTCAGTATTTATCAATCAAAGAAGTTCTAATTTTACTATTGTTTACAATAGCGAATTGGTTTTTTGAAGTTTTGAAGTGGCGGAATTTAGTTGGCAGTTTCAAAAAGATTAGTTTTTTTGAAGCAACTCAACAAACATTTGGTTCTCTTACTGCTTCTATTTTTACACCGAATAGAATAGGAGAGTACGGAGCCAAAATGCTGTATTTTAAACCGGAAAATTCGAAACGAATTGTATTGTTAAACTTTATACACAATGGCAGTCAAATGTTGGTAACAACATTGTTTGGCGTTTTTGGATTCTTATTACTGACTTTTTCTAAAACGGAAACAATGTTTTGGATTGGAATCAAGCTTAATTTTATTTCAATTATTCTATTTTTAATTATTCTTACGATTGCTATTTTGATTCTAATTTTTTTCAGAGAAATTGAAATTTATGGTTTTTCCATACAAAAGATAATAGATAAAATCAGAAAGTTAGATAGGACTATTCTTTTGAAAACATTTAGTTTTTCGATGTTTCGTTATTTGATTTTTTCAACCCAGTTTTTAGTCTTGTTGTTGTTTTTTGAAGTTGATATTGAAATTTCAATTGCATTAGCAACCATTTTTACAATGTATCTTTTAGCTTCCATTTTGCCAAGTATTCATTTGATGGACGTTGCTATAAAAGGAAGTGTTGCTTTATTTTTATTTTCGAAATTAGGTGTTGAAGATTGGAAAATTTTAACCATTACTTCGTTAATGTGGCTTTTTAATTTGGTTTTACCAGTTATTTTAGGAAGTTATTTTGTAATAAGATTCAAACCAAAAACTGCCGAATGA
- a CDS encoding LacI family DNA-binding transcriptional regulator, which produces MKSKITLKQIAKELGVSVSTVSKALSDSPEIGTVTKTRILEFAELNNYKPNALARNLKNQRTNTIGVIIPNILNPFFAKVFSGIEEKAIQLGYNVITAISNESLVKEKQMMDMLNNGSIDGFILSIAEETQKNQDFKHLKSIMDSGTPIVMFDRVAESLKCDKVVVDDLDSAIDATEYLIKQGAKKIAMLSTIDNLSVGKLRFEGYKEAMSRAGLNLDTTLLVVESDTDKFDKKLESLIQKHKVDAIFAVDEHASTMGMKYAIKSGYKIPEDILVIGFADGVWSKRLTPSLSTVSQHAPEIGMRAAELLIDKIQNEDEFYQPQTIVVKTELRHRDSTKR; this is translated from the coding sequence ATGAAGTCAAAAATAACACTAAAACAAATAGCTAAAGAACTTGGAGTTTCTGTTTCAACCGTTTCTAAAGCTTTGAGTGATAGTCCAGAAATAGGTACAGTTACTAAAACAAGAATTTTAGAGTTTGCTGAACTAAATAATTACAAACCTAATGCTCTTGCTAGGAATCTTAAAAATCAAAGAACAAATACAATAGGTGTTATTATACCTAATATATTAAATCCATTCTTTGCAAAGGTATTTAGTGGCATTGAAGAAAAAGCAATTCAATTAGGATATAACGTAATTACTGCAATTTCAAATGAGTCACTAGTTAAAGAGAAACAAATGATGGATATGCTAAATAATGGTTCTATTGATGGGTTTATTTTATCTATTGCAGAAGAAACTCAAAAGAATCAAGATTTTAAGCATCTTAAAAGTATTATGGATAGTGGAACTCCAATTGTAATGTTTGATAGAGTTGCTGAAAGTTTAAAATGTGATAAAGTAGTTGTGGATGACTTAGATTCTGCAATAGATGCGACTGAGTATCTAATTAAACAAGGTGCAAAAAAAATTGCAATGCTTTCTACTATTGATAATCTAAGTGTAGGTAAACTAAGGTTTGAAGGATATAAAGAGGCTATGTCTAGAGCGGGTTTAAATCTAGATACTACTTTACTTGTTGTAGAAAGTGATACAGATAAGTTTGACAAGAAATTAGAAAGTTTAATCCAAAAACATAAAGTTGATGCAATTTTTGCAGTTGATGAACATGCATCAACAATGGGAATGAAATATGCTATTAAATCAGGTTATAAAATTCCAGAAGATATTTTAGTTATTGGTTTTGCCGATGGAGTTTGGTCTAAAAGATTAACGCCAAGTCTATCAACAGTTAGTCAACATGCTCCAGAAATTGGTATGAGAGCAGCTGAATTGTTAATTGATAAAATTCAGAACGAAGACGAGTTTTACCAGCCCCAAACAATTGTTGTTAAAACAGAATTAAGACATAGAGATTCAACTAAACGATAA
- the tsf gene encoding translation elongation factor Ts, protein MANITAADVNKLRTATGAGMMDCKKALVEADGDFDLAIENLRKKGQKVAANRSDRESTEGAAVAIINADNTAGVAITLNCETDFVGKNESFVKLATDLANQALNFATKEELLASDFNGITVAEKLIEQTGVIGEKIEIGAFERLEGAFVGSYIHAGKIATLVSLSANVAGAEEAAKNVAMQAAAMNPIALNEAGVDAAIIEKEIEIAKEQLRAEGKPEAMLDNISKGKIQRFYKDNTLVNQDYIKDGSMSVAAYIKSVDGGLTVTGFKRVALG, encoded by the coding sequence ATGGCAAATATTACTGCTGCAGACGTAAATAAATTAAGAACAGCTACTGGTGCTGGAATGATGGACTGTAAAAAAGCTTTAGTAGAAGCTGATGGAGATTTTGATTTAGCTATCGAAAACCTTCGTAAAAAAGGTCAAAAAGTTGCTGCTAACCGTTCAGATAGAGAATCTACTGAAGGTGCTGCTGTTGCAATCATCAATGCAGATAACACTGCTGGTGTAGCGATCACATTAAACTGTGAAACTGACTTCGTAGGTAAAAACGAATCTTTCGTAAAATTAGCTACAGATTTAGCAAACCAAGCTTTAAACTTTGCTACTAAAGAAGAATTATTAGCTTCTGATTTCAACGGAATTACAGTTGCTGAGAAATTAATCGAGCAAACTGGAGTTATCGGTGAGAAAATTGAAATCGGTGCTTTTGAGCGTTTAGAAGGTGCTTTCGTAGGTTCTTATATTCACGCTGGTAAAATTGCTACTTTAGTTTCTTTATCTGCAAACGTTGCTGGCGCTGAAGAAGCTGCTAAAAACGTTGCAATGCAAGCTGCTGCTATGAACCCAATTGCTTTAAACGAAGCTGGTGTTGATGCTGCAATCATTGAAAAAGAAATCGAAATTGCAAAAGAGCAATTAAGAGCTGAAGGAAAACCAGAAGCAATGTTAGATAATATCTCTAAAGGTAAAATCCAACGTTTCTACAAAGACAATACTTTAGTTAACCAAGATTATATTAAAGATGGTTCTATGAGTGTTGCTGCTTATATTAAATCTGTTGACGGTGGTTTAACTGTTACAGGTTTCAAAAGAGTTGCTTTAGGATAA
- a CDS encoding M56 family metallopeptidase: MIDFLLYTLKTIGIQLLFLIAYQILLSKETFFNANRFYLIGSFIASLIIPLINIKSIDSNSTIENVFNLKEILLVNGEKTSEIQLASNNSINLLKTVETIYIIGFVLFITLLIYKLKKIKERIDNSQIEFHENIKIYRIQNSNEAFSFLNLIFIGQNNTEITTVLQHELTHKNKWHSVDLFLLEIAKTIFWFNPLLWHYQKKLAEVHEYEADAIAVKKNAATYYKSIINQVFQVENFAFTNNFFNESLIKKRIVMLQKSKSKKAMLLKYGIVIPAILISVSLFSNKIYAQTETNEKTTSKEKNEISFSEVDEVPRFLQCENVSKEDAMKCFNEKMMEHITKNFNYPKEAAKKNIQGQVSIQFIIDKEGNIKDIVTHGPVNGELLEKEARRIISLLPKLIPAKHKGKTVNIKYGLPLTFKLQDK, translated from the coding sequence ATGATTGATTTTTTATTGTACACTTTAAAAACAATAGGTATTCAATTACTATTCTTAATAGCCTATCAAATATTATTAAGTAAAGAAACGTTTTTTAACGCCAATCGTTTTTACTTAATAGGAAGCTTTATAGCTTCTTTGATTATTCCATTAATAAATATAAAATCAATTGATAGTAATTCTACAATAGAAAATGTTTTTAATCTAAAAGAAATTTTATTGGTAAACGGTGAAAAAACATCAGAAATTCAATTAGCAAGCAATAATTCAATCAATCTTTTAAAGACAGTTGAAACAATATACATAATTGGTTTTGTTCTATTTATAACTCTTCTGATTTATAAACTAAAAAAGATTAAAGAAAGAATCGATAATTCTCAAATTGAATTTCATGAAAATATAAAAATATATCGCATTCAAAATTCTAATGAGGCTTTTTCATTTTTGAATTTAATCTTCATAGGGCAAAACAATACCGAAATAACAACTGTTTTACAACATGAATTAACACATAAAAACAAATGGCATTCTGTTGATTTGTTTCTATTAGAAATCGCTAAAACTATTTTTTGGTTCAATCCGTTGTTATGGCATTATCAAAAGAAACTAGCCGAAGTTCATGAATATGAAGCCGATGCGATTGCAGTTAAAAAAAATGCGGCAACGTATTACAAAAGTATTATTAACCAAGTTTTTCAAGTTGAAAACTTTGCGTTCACCAATAATTTTTTCAATGAATCATTAATCAAAAAACGAATCGTTATGTTACAAAAATCAAAATCAAAAAAAGCTATGTTGCTAAAGTACGGAATCGTAATTCCTGCAATTTTAATTAGTGTAAGTTTATTTTCAAATAAGATTTACGCACAAACAGAAACAAATGAAAAAACAACTTCTAAAGAGAAAAATGAAATTTCATTTTCAGAAGTTGATGAAGTCCCGAGGTTTTTACAATGTGAAAATGTTTCAAAAGAAGATGCTATGAAATGCTTCAATGAAAAAATGATGGAACATATCACTAAAAATTTCAATTATCCCAAAGAAGCCGCGAAAAAGAATATACAAGGCCAAGTGAGTATTCAATTTATAATCGACAAAGAAGGAAATATAAAAGATATAGTTACTCACGGCCCTGTAAATGGAGAGCTATTAGAAAAAGAAGCTAGAAGAATAATTTCACTATTACCAAAACTTATCCCTGCAAAACATAAAGGAAAAACGGTTAATATTAAGTATGGTTTGCCTTTAACTTTTAAATTACAAGACAAATAA
- a CDS encoding four helix bundle protein — protein MRFQDLLAYKKGFDLAMNIFETTKGFPKEEMYSLTDQIRRSSRSVTITISEAYRKREYPKHFHSKLTDADSENSETQGWLEYALACGYLTEDKYSEFINLSIEVGKLINYMILNPEKFGVKKE, from the coding sequence ATGAGATTTCAAGATTTATTAGCTTATAAAAAAGGATTTGATTTAGCGATGAATATTTTTGAGACAACTAAAGGTTTTCCAAAAGAGGAAATGTATTCATTAACTGATCAAATAAGAAGAAGTTCAAGAAGTGTAACAATAACAATTTCTGAAGCATATAGAAAAAGAGAATATCCTAAACATTTTCATAGTAAACTAACTGACGCTGATTCTGAAAATTCTGAAACACAAGGATGGTTAGAATATGCTTTGGCTTGTGGATATTTAACTGAAGATAAATATTCAGAATTTATTAATCTAAGTATTGAAGTTGGGAAATTAATAAATTATATGATTTTAAACCCAGAAAAATTTGGAGTAAAAAAAGAATAA
- a CDS encoding BlaI/MecI/CopY family transcriptional regulator: MKQLTKAEEEIMQILWDLKEGNVKDIIAEFPEPKPAYNTVSTIVRILETKEFVDHKQEGKGYIYFPIVEKETYSNSSINKLVENYFQGSFKNMVSFFVKQNDVDIKDVEALLKEIKTEQHD, from the coding sequence ATGAAACAACTAACCAAAGCAGAAGAAGAAATTATGCAAATTCTTTGGGATTTGAAAGAAGGAAATGTAAAAGATATTATCGCTGAATTTCCTGAACCTAAACCTGCTTATAATACCGTTTCTACCATAGTTAGAATTTTAGAAACAAAAGAATTTGTAGATCACAAACAAGAAGGAAAAGGCTATATCTATTTCCCAATTGTAGAAAAGGAAACCTATAGTAATTCGTCTATTAACAAATTAGTCGAAAACTACTTTCAAGGCTCTTTTAAAAACATGGTTTCGTTTTTTGTAAAACAGAACGATGTCGATATAAAAGATGTAGAAGCATTATTAAAAGAAATTAAAACTGAACAGCATGATTGA
- the rpsI gene encoding 30S ribosomal protein S9, with amino-acid sequence MGVIHKIGRRKCAVARVYLTEGTGKITVNKREFANYFPTPTLQYKVMQPLAMTENAENFDVKINVYGGGSTGQAEAVRMAIARAMCEVDAENRLVLKPEGLLTRDPRMVERKKFGQKKARKRFQFSKR; translated from the coding sequence ATGGGAGTTATTCACAAAATCGGTAGAAGAAAATGTGCTGTTGCACGTGTTTATCTAACTGAAGGTACAGGTAAAATCACTGTAAACAAAAGAGAATTTGCAAACTACTTCCCTACACCAACATTACAGTACAAAGTAATGCAACCTTTAGCAATGACTGAAAATGCAGAAAACTTTGACGTTAAAATTAATGTATATGGTGGTGGTTCAACTGGTCAAGCAGAAGCTGTACGTATGGCTATTGCTAGAGCAATGTGTGAAGTAGATGCTGAAAACAGATTAGTTTTAAAACCAGAAGGATTATTAACAAGAGATCCTCGTATGGTTGAACGTAAGAAATTTGGTCAGAAGAAAGCACGTAAGAGATTCCAATTCTCGAAACGTTAA
- a CDS encoding LexA family protein produces the protein MLKKKLHFFNPDFSQPKKISFIDAGIKAGFPSPAADFEEERISLDQFLIKNPEATFFAKASGDSMIKAGINDGDLLVIDRSLEAKNNTIAVCYIDGEFTVKRIKAENNKVFLLPENDKYKPIEITKENELIIWGVVIYVVKKMV, from the coding sequence ATGCTAAAGAAGAAACTACATTTTTTTAATCCCGATTTTTCTCAACCTAAGAAAATATCATTTATAGATGCTGGAATTAAAGCAGGATTTCCGTCACCAGCTGCCGATTTTGAAGAGGAAAGAATCAGTTTAGATCAGTTTTTAATTAAAAATCCTGAAGCTACTTTTTTCGCAAAAGCGAGTGGCGATTCTATGATTAAAGCCGGAATAAATGATGGAGATTTGTTGGTTATAGATAGAAGTTTAGAGGCTAAAAACAACACTATAGCGGTATGCTATATTGATGGAGAATTTACAGTTAAAAGAATAAAAGCAGAAAATAACAAAGTATTTCTTTTGCCGGAGAATGACAAGTATAAGCCTATTGAAATAACCAAAGAAAACGAGTTGATTATTTGGGGCGTAGTGATATATGTGGTAAAAAAAATGGTATAA
- a CDS encoding glycosyltransferase family 2 protein — protein sequence MIIAFVILGMYVVLIASLYYGFQKMKPLSDFSIEPKTSFSIVVPFRNEAENLPKLLHSISLLNYPNDLFEVILVDDESDDKFRLLDSARSDINVKVIKSIRKSNSPKKDAIETAIQVAKNNWIITTDADCLVQKNWLKAIDSYIQNENKRMAAAGVCYLPKSGFLHAFQNLDFLSLQGATIGSFGLNQPFMCNGANFAYEKEFFLELNGFEGNSNMASGDDVFLLQKAVLKNKTAVGFCMHNQSVVATQSENSWDALFQQRVRWAAKSTGYSSWFGKLTALLVFGTNVTWIAVFVLWLSGNLNQNWFALFIALKFIIDLVLLQKTASFFRTKLQWLFLASLLYPFFSSVVAIYSLFSNFTWKGREFRK from the coding sequence ATGATTATAGCCTTTGTCATATTAGGAATGTATGTTGTTTTGATTGCTTCGCTGTATTACGGATTTCAAAAAATGAAACCGTTATCTGATTTTTCTATTGAACCTAAAACTAGTTTTTCAATTGTGGTTCCGTTTCGAAATGAAGCAGAAAACTTACCAAAACTGTTACATTCGATTTCTTTGTTAAATTATCCGAATGATTTGTTTGAAGTTATTTTAGTGGATGATGAATCGGATGATAAATTTAGACTTCTCGACTCCGCTCGAAGTGACATAAATGTTAAGGTTATTAAGAGTATAAGAAAATCAAATTCGCCTAAAAAGGATGCTATTGAAACGGCTATTCAAGTAGCGAAAAACAATTGGATTATTACAACGGATGCTGATTGTTTGGTTCAGAAGAATTGGTTAAAAGCAATTGACTCTTATATTCAAAATGAAAACAAACGAATGGCTGCAGCTGGTGTTTGTTATTTGCCAAAATCAGGTTTTTTACATGCGTTTCAAAATTTAGATTTTTTAAGTTTACAAGGAGCAACTATTGGAAGTTTTGGTTTGAACCAACCTTTTATGTGCAATGGCGCAAATTTTGCTTACGAAAAGGAGTTCTTTTTAGAGTTAAATGGTTTTGAAGGGAATTCAAACATGGCAAGTGGCGATGATGTTTTCTTGTTGCAAAAAGCGGTTTTAAAGAATAAAACTGCTGTTGGATTTTGTATGCATAATCAAAGTGTTGTGGCTACACAAAGTGAAAATTCTTGGGACGCTTTATTTCAACAACGTGTGAGGTGGGCTGCTAAAAGTACAGGTTATTCTTCTTGGTTTGGAAAGTTAACGGCATTACTCGTTTTTGGTACAAACGTAACTTGGATTGCGGTTTTTGTTTTGTGGTTATCAGGAAACTTAAATCAGAACTGGTTTGCACTATTTATTGCCTTAAAGTTTATTATTGATTTAGTATTACTGCAAAAAACAGCTTCTTTTTTTAGAACGAAATTACAATGGTTGTTTTTAGCTTCGTTATTATATCCTTTTTTTAGTAGTGTAGTGGCGATTTATAGTTTGTTCAGTAATTTCACTTGGAAGGGAAGGGAGTTTAGGAAATAG
- the ruvC gene encoding crossover junction endodeoxyribonuclease RuvC — protein MANERIILGIDPGTTIMGFGLIKVVNKKMEFLQLNELILNKYDDHYTKLKVIFERTIELIETHHPDEIAIEAPFFGKNVQSMLKLGRAQGVAMAAGLSRQIPITEYEPKKIKMAITGNGNASKEQVAKMLQQLLGLKTLPKNLDSTDGLAAAVCHFFNSGRVEIGKSYSGWDAFVKQNENRVKK, from the coding sequence TTGGCAAACGAACGCATCATATTAGGAATTGACCCGGGAACCACGATTATGGGTTTCGGATTGATAAAAGTCGTTAATAAAAAAATGGAGTTTCTTCAGTTGAATGAATTAATTCTGAATAAATATGATGATCATTACACCAAATTGAAAGTGATATTTGAAAGAACGATTGAGTTAATCGAAACGCATCATCCCGATGAAATTGCGATTGAAGCGCCTTTCTTTGGTAAAAATGTCCAATCGATGTTAAAATTAGGTCGCGCACAAGGCGTTGCCATGGCGGCAGGTTTATCGCGTCAAATTCCTATTACGGAATACGAACCTAAGAAAATAAAAATGGCAATTACAGGTAACGGAAATGCAAGTAAAGAACAAGTTGCTAAAATGCTTCAACAATTATTAGGTTTAAAAACGCTACCCAAAAATCTTGACTCCACCGATGGGTTGGCTGCAGCCGTTTGTCATTTCTTTAATTCTGGTAGAGTGGAAATTGGAAAAAGTTATTCGGGTTGGGATGCATTTGTGAAACAAAATGAAAATCGTGTTAAAAAATAG
- the rpsB gene encoding 30S ribosomal protein S2, with protein MANKIEVKELLEAGVHFGHMTRKWDPNMAPYIYMERNGIHIINLYKTAAKIEEANEALKKIAASGRKVLFVATKKQAKDIVAEKATACNMPYITERWPGGMLTNFVTIRKAVKKMASIDRMKKDGTFNTLSKKERLQVDRLRAKLEKNLGSIADMTRLPAALFVVDVKAEHIAIKEAQKLNIPVFAMVDTNSDPRPIDFVIPANDDASKSIEKVLGLVSGAIVEGLADRKAEKDDVKEADVKQEEATTNE; from the coding sequence ATGGCAAACAAAATAGAAGTTAAAGAATTATTAGAAGCAGGTGTTCATTTTGGACACATGACTCGTAAGTGGGATCCAAACATGGCTCCTTACATCTATATGGAGCGTAATGGTATCCATATTATCAACTTATACAAAACTGCAGCTAAAATCGAAGAAGCTAATGAAGCTTTAAAGAAAATCGCTGCTTCTGGTAGAAAAGTACTTTTCGTAGCTACCAAAAAACAAGCTAAAGACATTGTTGCTGAAAAAGCGACTGCATGTAACATGCCTTACATCACTGAAAGATGGCCAGGTGGTATGTTAACAAACTTCGTTACGATTCGTAAAGCCGTTAAGAAAATGGCTTCGATTGACAGAATGAAGAAAGACGGAACATTTAACACATTATCTAAAAAAGAGCGTTTACAAGTTGATCGTTTACGTGCTAAATTAGAGAAAAACTTAGGTTCTATTGCAGACATGACAAGGTTGCCAGCGGCATTATTTGTAGTTGATGTGAAAGCAGAACATATCGCAATAAAAGAAGCTCAAAAATTAAACATTCCAGTTTTTGCAATGGTAGATACAAACTCTGATCCTCGTCCGATCGATTTCGTTATCCCTGCAAATGATGATGCTTCAAAATCAATTGAAAAAGTTCTTGGATTAGTTTCTGGTGCTATCGTTGAAGGTTTAGCTGATAGAAAAGCTGAAAAAGACGACGTTAAAGAAGCTGATGTAAAACAAGAAGAAGCTACAACAAACGAATAA
- a CDS encoding DUF456 domain-containing protein, producing MEYFLLLAGFCCMFLGILGSLLPALPGPPISWIGLLLLYLCPGMEKNYWVLGITFVIAIVIAVLDYVIPAKGTKRFGGSKYGIWGTNIGLIVGIFAPIPFGFIIGPFVGALIGELLYDRKDSTRATKAAIGSFFGFLAGTFIKFVVSIAYLGLFISIVISNRNIWF from the coding sequence ATGGAATACTTTCTTTTACTTGCGGGTTTTTGTTGCATGTTTCTTGGAATTTTAGGGAGTTTGTTGCCCGCTTTACCTGGACCGCCTATTAGTTGGATAGGCTTATTGTTATTGTATTTATGCCCAGGAATGGAAAAAAATTATTGGGTTTTAGGAATTACATTTGTAATTGCTATTGTAATTGCAGTTTTAGATTATGTGATTCCAGCCAAAGGGACGAAACGATTTGGAGGGAGTAAATACGGTATTTGGGGAACCAATATTGGTTTAATTGTTGGAATTTTTGCACCCATTCCTTTCGGATTTATTATCGGACCATTTGTTGGTGCTTTGATTGGAGAATTGCTTTATGATAGAAAAGATTCTACTCGTGCTACAAAAGCGGCTATTGGTTCTTTTTTTGGATTTTTAGCAGGAACTTTTATCAAGTTTGTTGTTAGTATTGCTTATTTGGGTTTGTTTATTTCTATAGTTATCAGTAACCGAAACATTTGGTTTTAA